A single window of Debaryomyces hansenii CBS767 chromosome F complete sequence DNA harbors:
- a CDS encoding DEHA2F23496p (highly similar to uniprot|P40413 Saccharomyces cerevisiae YJR064W CCT5 Subunit of the cytosolic chaperonin Cct ring complex), with amino-acid sequence MAAPPMPDMSNAIVAQDEMGRPFIIVRDQGKKQRKHGIEATKSHILAARSVASIVKTSLGPRGLDKILISQDGEITITNDGATILSQMDVDNEIAKLLVELSRSQDDEIGDGTTGVVVLAGALLDQALELIEKGIHPIKIANGYDEACKIACQQLDEIADEISIKNESTDTNLLKSAKTSLGSKIVSKSHNQFAQMAVDAVLAVADFERKDVDFELIKMESRVGGSIEDSSLIRGVLVDKDFSHPQMPKRIEDCKIAILTCPFEPPKPKTKHKLDISTVEEFQVLQEYEQKKFQEMIDHVKASGANVVACQWGFDDEANHLLLANGLNAIRWIGGSELELLAIATNGRIVPRFEDLSPEKLGRAGTIRELEFGTTRDRMLVVEDCSNTKAVTCFVRGSNEMIVAEGIRSLHDSICVVRNLIRDNRVVYGGGAAELTCSLAVSEAADNQIGIDQYAFRAFANSLDTIPMTLAENSGLDPIETLSSLKSKQVIEKSSHLGVDCLGKGTNDMKELFVIDPLIGKKQQLLLATQLTRMILKINDVIISGKDEY; translated from the coding sequence atgGCAGCTCCTCCAATGCCAGATATGTCGAATGCCATTGTGGCACAAGATGAAATGGGAAGACctttcattattgttagAGATCAAGGCAAGAAACAGAGAAAGCACGGTATTGAAGCTACCAAATCACATATATTAGCGGCTAGATCAGTTGCATCAATAGTAAAGACTTCGTTGGGACCAAGAGGGTTAGACAAGATTTTGATTAGTCAGGATGGGGAAATAACTATAACTAACGATGGGGCTACGATTTTATCACAGATGGACGTCGACAACGAGATTGCCAAGTTGTTGGTTGAATTGTCGAGATCGCAAGATGATGAGATTGGAGATGGTACCACAGGGGTTGTTGTTTTAGCAGGTGCGTTATTGGACCAAGCTTTGGAATTGATTGAGAAGGGGATTCACCCAATCAAGATTGCTAACGGGTACGATGAGGCATGCAAAATTGCATGCCAACAGTTGGATGAGATTGCGGATGAGATCAGTATCAAGAATGAATCCACGGACACCAACTTGTTGAAGTCGGCCAAGACGTCGTTAGGATCCAAGATTGTGTCCAAATCGCACAACCAGTTTGCACAAATGGCGGTTGATGCCGTGTTGGCAGTAGCTGATTTCGAAAGGAAGGATGTTGATTTCGAATTAATCAAGATGGAGAGCAGAGTCGGGGGTTCTATCGAAGATTCGTCTTTGATCAGGGGTGTTTTGGTTGACAAAGACTTCTCGCATCCACAAATGCCTAAGAGAATTGAAGATTGTAAGATTGCCATATTAACATGTCCATTCGAACCACCAAAGCCAAAAACCAAGCATAAGCTTGACATTTCCACCGTGGAAGAGTTCCAAGTCTTGCAAGAATATGAACAAAAGAAGTTCCAGGAAATGATTGATCATGTCAAGGCTTCGGGCGCTAATGTTGTTGCGTGCCAATGGGGATTTGATGACGAAGCCAACCATTTATTATTGGCCAACGGTTTGAACGCTATCAGATGGATTGGTGGCTCtgaattggaattattggCTATTGCCACTAATGGCCGTATCGTCCCaagatttgaagatttatcGCCAGAAAAATTGGGTAGGGCTGGTACCATAAgagaattagaatttgGTACCACCAGAGACCGTATGTTGGTGGTTGAAGACTGCTCTAATACTAAGGCTGTCACCTGTTTTGTTAGAGGTTCCAACGAAATGATTGTAGCTGAAGGAATCAGATCCTTACATGACTCTATTTGTGTTGTTCGTAACTTGATTAGAGATAACAGAGTTGTTTATGGCGGTGGTGCGGCTGAATTGACATGCTCTTTAGCTGTCAGTGAAGCTGCCGATAACCAAATCGGTATTGATCAATACGCTTTCAGAGCCTTTGCTAATTCTTTGGACACTATTCCAATGACTCTTGCCGAAAACTCCGGTTTGGACCCAATTGAAACTTTATCTAGCTTAAAGTCTAAGcaagttattgaaaaatcatcTCACTTAGGTGTTGACTGTTTAGGTAAGGGCACCAATGatatgaaagaattatttgtcATTGATCCATTGATTGGTAAGAAACAACAATTATTGTTGGCCACTCAATTGACAAGAatgatcttgaaaattaatgatgttATTATCAGTGGTAAAGACGAATATTAG
- a CDS encoding DEHA2F23518p (similar to uniprot|P47120 Saccharomyces cerevisiae YJR070C LIA1 Protein that binds to the C-terminal domain of Hyp2p (eIF5A)), with the protein MTEEINIDTATLEQLRDVLTNKSGDVKLANRFRALFNLKCVGAESENQDEVHKAIDYIAESFKDDSELLKHEVAYVLGQTKNLHAAQYLRSVLENNNQQIMVRHEAAEALGALGDKDSLALLEDYFKNDPSIEIKQTCELAIERIRWENSEKAKAENLETSLYTSIDPAPPMPSDQESKVEKLQKILNNQDEPLFERYRAMFRLRDMGTDEACLALASGLDDDPSALFKHEIAYVFGQLCNPVTVPALIKTLKDEREAAMVRHEAAEALGSIATDECLPVLQSFLNDKDQVVRDSAVVALDMYEYENSTEI; encoded by the coding sequence ATGACggaagaaattaatatcGATACTGCTACTTTGGAGCAATTAAGAGATGTTTTGACTAATAAGTCTGGTGACGTCAAGTTGGCCAACAGGTTCAGAGCgttattcaatttgaaatgCGTTGGAGCCGAATCCGAGAACCAAGACGAGGTCCATAAGGCTATTGACTACATAGCTGAATCATTCAAGGACGATTCTGAGTTGTTAAAGCACGAAGTTGCATATGTTTTAGGTCAAACAAAGAATTTACACGCAGCCCAGTACTTGAGAAGTGTATTGGAGAATAACAACCAGCAAATTATGGTTAGACACGAAGCAGCTGAAGCCTTGGGTGCTTTAGGTGACAAGGATTCTTTGGCCTTGTTGGAAGACTATTTTAAGAATGATCCATCGATAGAAATCAAGCAAACCTGTGAATTGGctattgaaagaattagatGGGAAAATTCCGAAAAGGCCAAAGCAGAAAACTTGGAGACCTCCTTGTATACATCTATTGATCCGGCGCCACCTATGCCATCTGATCAAGAATctaaagttgaaaaattacagaagatattgaacaatCAAGATGAGCCATTGTTTGAAAGATACAGAGCTATGTTCAGATTGAGAGACATGGGCACTGATGAAGCCTGTCTTGCCTTGGCTTCGGGTCTTGATGACGATCCATCTGCTTTGTTCAAGCACGAAATTGCTTATGTTTTTGGTCAATTATGTAACCCTGTCACAGTTCCAGCTTTGATAAAAACGTTGAAAGATGAGAGAGAAGCCGCAATGGTTAGACACGAAGCTGCTGAGGCTTTGGGCTCCATTGCTACCGATGAGTGTTTACCTGTATTACAATCATTCTTGAACGATAAAGATCAAGTTGTAAGAGATTCAGCTGTTGTTGCCTTGGATATGTACGAATATGAAAACTCTACCgaaatttaa
- a CDS encoding DEHA2F23540p (highly similar to uniprot|P32529 Saccharomyces cerevisiae YJR063W RPA12 RNA polymerase I subunit A12.2), protein MSVVGSLIFCTDCGNLLDTVGSKSTLNCKLCHKSYPTSNFANLKVITQSSEDAFPSALKMKRSVVKTSLKNDELEEGATIKEKCPKCGTEEMQYHVLQLRSADEGATVFYTCTGCGYRFRTNN, encoded by the coding sequence ATGTCTGTTGTGGGCTCATTAATATTCTGCACTGATTGTGGTAATTTATTGGATACTGTGGGATCCAAATCCACTTTAAATTGTAAATTATGTCATAAATCATACCCAACAtcaaattttgcaaatttgAAGGTCATCACCCAATCTTCCGAAGATGCATTCCCATCGGCtttaaagatgaagagaTCGGTTGTTAAGACCTCTTTAAAgaatgatgaattagagGAAGGTGCAACTATCAAGGAAAAGTGTCCAAAGTGTGGTACTGAGGAAATGCAATATCATGTGTTACAGTTGAGATCTGCTGATGAAGGTGCTACTGTTTTCTACACCTGTACCGGTTGTGGATACCGATTCAGAACTAATAATTGA
- a CDS encoding DEHA2F23562p (highly similar to CA0997|IPF9998 Candida albicans IPF9998), with amino-acid sequence MTVQPQRFGLESQVKRNPHPDFNKVENERLPFEKDTKWKFTRIPDKDWAPGSGANDDSWKSHKKIQIDPFADERNPVDNYKTLISAIVPRPIGFVSTIGADGTRNLAPFSYFTVVNHDPPIFTIGFSGGRGNAKDTCRNVLETKELTINIISEWFVEAANFCSTNAPLKVDEWKLSGLTPLESTKVKPQHVAESAFSVEAKLLHSHEWTSKRDENKVTGTLCIVEGVNFHVRDDVINDDLNILDIEKLKPVSRLGGITYGRTVSGYEKLRPDFDKEAEKDDVKNILNGN; translated from the coding sequence ATGACAGTACAACCACAACGTTTTGGATTAGAATCACAGGTTAAGAGAAACCCCCACCCAGATTTCAACAAGGTTGAGAACGAAAGACTTCCATTTGAGAAAGATACAAAGTGGAAGTTCACAAGAATCCCTGATAAGGACTGGGCTCCAGGATCAGGTGCTAATGATGATAGCTGGAAAAGCCACAAAAAGATTCAAATAGACCCATTCGCAGACGAAAGAAATCCGGTAGATAACTACAAAACGCTTATTTCCGCTATTGTACCAAGACCTATTGGGTTTGTGTCTACTATTGGAGCCGATGGAACCCGTAACTTAGCACCATTTTCCTACTTCACAGTTGTTAACCACGATCCTCCAATCTTCACTATTGGTTTCTCGGGAGGTCGCGGAAATGCTAAGGATACTTGCCGTAATGTTTTAGAAACCAAGGAGTTGACTATTAACATCATTTCAGAATGGTTTGTGGAAGCTGCTAATTTCTGTTCTACAAATGCCCCATTGAAAGTGGATGAATGGAAATTATCAGGTTTGACCCCATTAGAATCCACAAAGGTTAAGCCGCAACATGTCGCAGAATCAGCGTTCTCCGTTGAAGCTAAATTGTTGCACTCGCATGAATGGACATCCAAGAGAGATGAAAACAAGGTCACAGGTACGTTATGTATTGTCGAAGGTGTCAACTTCCATGTTAGAGACGACGTGATCAATGACgatttaaatattcttgaCATCGAAAAGTTGAAGCCGGTTTCAAGATTAGGTGGTATCACCTACGGCAGAACAGTTTCTGGTTATGAAAAGTTGAGACCAGACTTCGATAAGGAGGCAGAAAAGGATGATGTTAAGAATATTCTTAACGGGAACTAG
- a CDS encoding DEHA2F23584p (highly similar to CA0996|IPF10071 Candida albicans IPF10071), whose product MVKKILLINGPNLNSLGTREPEKYGTTTLKDIEQAAIEQAKAKGSEMAVYQNNTEGFIVDRIHEAKKQGVEYILINAGAYTHTSVAIRDALSAVAIPFIEIHITNVHSREEFRHKSYLSDTAVAVICGLGVYGYTAAIDFALNK is encoded by the coding sequence ATGGTCAAGAAAATCTTATTAATCAACGGTCCAAATTTGAACCTGTTGGGTACTAGAGAACCAGAAAAATATGGTACCACCACTTTAAAGGATATTGAACAAGCTGCTATCGAACAAGCTAAGGCAAAAGGTTCCGAGATGGCCGTCTACCAAAACAACACCGAAGGGTTTATTGTTGACCGTATCCACGAAGCTAAGAAACAAGGTGTCGAATACATCCTCATTAATGCAGGTGCTTATACTCACACTTCTGTGGCAATTAGGGATGCATTACTGGCCGTTGCAATTccatttattgaaattcatATTACCAACGTGCATAGCAGAGAGGAGTTCAGACATAAATCATATTTGAGCGATACGGCCGTTGCAGTAATTTGTGGATTAGGAGTATATGGCTACACTGCAGCCATCGACTTTGCTTTAAAcaaatga
- a CDS encoding DEHA2F23606p (highly similar to CA0995|IPF10074 Candida albicans IPF10074): MPSKSGPVFIDGKLQILEMSEDTITENTVAINSQHDDKRLVFIMERLVQHLHDFARETRLTTDEWDAGIKFLTEVGQMCSDIRQEFVLLSDTLGLSVLVDSLSHPKPEEATIGTLLGPFHTHDAVVHEDGTSICSDGRGDPMLIEGLLTDTKGNPIPNAKIDLWECDENGFYDTQYSDRDGADMRGIIHTGADGSFTIKCTKPVPYPIPHDGPVGRMLKRINRHPYRPAHIHFIIEKEGYDKLITALYLKGDYETSDAVFGVKSDLLFSLDKLGKEKAQKYNMKEDDGYLYWHFKVITEEESRKLVLAKNTEALKTVGKGNFTINENGLPIAAPLD; this comes from the coding sequence ATGCCAAGTAAATCAGGTCCAGTATTTATTGATGGGAAGTTGCAGATCTTAGAAATGAGTGAAGACACAATTACCGAGAACACAGTTGCAATCAACTCACAGCATGACGATAAGAGATTAGTGTTTATAATGGAAAGATTGGTGCAACATTTGCATGATTTTGCCAGAGAAACCAGATTGACCACCGATGAATGGGATGCAggaatcaaattcttgacAGAAGTTGGTCAAATGTGTTCAGATATAAGACAAGAGtttgttttattatcaGACACTTTAGGTTTATCAGTGTTAGTGGACAGTCTTTCTCATCCAAAGCCAGAAGAGGCCACCATTGGAACCTTGTTGGGACCATTCCACACACACGATGCTGTAGTCCACGAAGACGGTACATCAATATGTTCTGACGGAAGAGGTGATCCAATGCTCATTGAGGGTTTATTAACAGATACCAAAGGAAACCCAATTCCTAATGCAAAAATTGACTTATGGGAATGTGACGAAAACGGATTTTACGATACACAGTACTCAGATAGAGATGGTGCAGACATGAGAGGAATTATCCATACTGGCGCAGATGGTTCTTTCACTATAAAATGCACAAAACCAGTACCATATCCTATTCCTCATGATGGACCAGTTGGTAGAATGTTGAAAAGAATCAACAGACATCCCTACAGACCAGCACACATACACtttatcattgaaaagGAGGGTTACGATAAACTTATTACTGCATTGTATTTGAAGGGTGATTATGAGACATCAGATGCTGTATTCGGTGTCAAATCAGATTTGTTATTCTCCTTGGACAAATTAGGTAAAGAAAAAGCacaaaaatacaatatgaaagaagatgatggGTATTTGTATTGGCATTTCAAAGTCATCACCGAAGAAGAATCGAGAAAATTAGTTTTAGCTAAGAATACCGAGGCCTTGAAAACCGTCGGTAAAGGTAACTTCACTATCAACGAAAATGGTTTGCCAATCGCAGCTCCATTGGATTAG
- a CDS encoding DEHA2F23628p (highly similar to CA0994|IPF10077 Candida albicans IPF10077) yields MQIIKSLAPSGVSSSNRSLGRFVRLLSKTTQHSKVVETTDEALKGIESNITLLSGGFGLSGVPDTVINALKEKSEVQNITAVSNNAGLDGRGLSQLLVTGQITKMISSYIGGNRTFESLYLTGKIDLELTPQGNLAERVRAGAAGIPAFYSPAGVGTWLEEGKLPVRYDETGTKVLKATEPREVREFNGRRFLLENAILGDVALVKAYKADTLGNCWFKGAARNFNSVMGRNAKLTIVEAEHIVQPGEILPEDVHLPSIYVDRVIQSTTPKDIEIFKFSETEDSVEKAPASEAELKRQKIVRRAAQEFEDGSFANLGIGMPTLAPNYLPKSINVTLQSENGILGLGPYPNKGEEDPDMINAGKETVTVQAGSSLFGSEESFAMIRGGKIDLTILGGLQVSAKGDLANWGLPGRVKGMGGAMDLVSNPQATRVVVVMEHVDKKGRPKILEECAFPLTGKRCVSRLITDLAVFDVIDEKLVLIEYDPSSSVEEIKEKTEASFEISPNLKPIEIDL; encoded by the coding sequence atgcaaataatcaaGTCATTGGCACCTTCTGGTGTTAGTTCTTCAAACCGTTCTCTCGGAAGGTTTGTTAGGCTCTTATCAAAGACAACTCAACATTCTAAAGTTGTTGAAACTACGGATGAAGCATTAAAAGGAATAGAATCCAACATCACCTTGTTATCTGGAGGATTTGGTTTGAGTGGTGTTCCAGATACTGTCATCAATGcattaaaagaaaaatcagaagttcaaaatattacaGCCGTTTCGAATAACGCAGGTCTCGATGGTAGAGGGTTATCACAATTGTTAGTTACTGGTCAAATCACCAAGATGATCTCTTCCTATATTGGCGGTAACAGAACCTTCGAAAGTTTATACTTGACTGGTAAAATCGATTTGGAATTAACACCACAAGGTAATCTAGCAGAAAGAGTGAGGGCAGGTGCTGCAGGTATTCCAGCCTTTTACTCTCCTGCAGGTGTCGGTACTTGGTTAGAAGAAGGTAAGTTACCAGTTAGATATGACGAAACCGGAACTAAAGTATTGAAAGCTACCGAACCAAGAGAAGTGAGAGAATTTAATGGTAGAAGATTTTTGTTAGAAAACGCTATTCTTGGAGACGTTGCATTGGTTAAGGCATACAAAGCTGATACTCTCGGTAATTGTTGGTTCAAGGGTGCCGCCAGAAACTTCAACTCCGTCATGGGAAGAAATGCTAAATTAACTATTGTCGAAGCTGAACATATCGTTCAGCCTGGTGAAATATTACCAGAGGATGTTCATTTACCTTCTATTTACGTTGACAGAGTTATTCAATCCACTACACctaaagatattgaaattttcaaattctccGAAACGGAAGATTCCGTTGAAAAGGCTCCTGCTTCTGAAGCTGAATTAAAAAGGCAAAAGATCGTTAGAAGGGCTGCgcaagaatttgaagatggcTCTTTTGCCAATTTAGGTATCGGTATGCCAACTTTAGCACCAAATTACTTACCAAAATCCATAAACGTCACTTTACAATCAGAAAACGGTATTTTAGGTTTAGGCCCTTATCCAAACAAGGGCGAAGAAGACCCTGATATGATAAATGCTGGTAAAGAAACCGTAACAGTTCAAGCTGGATCATCCTTATTCGGCTCAGAAGAATCATTTGCCATGATTAGAGGTGGTAAGATCGATTTAACTATTTTAGGTGGTTTACAAGTATCAGCCAAGGGTGATTTAGCCAACTGGGGTTTACCTGGTCGTGTTAAGGGAATGGGTGGTGCCATGGACTTGGTCTCCAACCCTCAAGCTACTAGAGTTGTTGTGGTCATGGAACATGTCGACAAGAAGGGAAGACCTAAGATCTTAGAGGAATGTGCTTTCCCATTGACTGGTAAAAGATGTGTCTCTAGACTTATTACTGATTTAGCTGTCTTCGACGTCAtcgatgaaaaattggtcCTTATCGAATACGATCCATCTTCAtctgttgaagaaatcaaggAAAAGACTGAAGCATCATTCGAAATCTCTCCAAATTTAAAGCCTATTGAAATCGATTTATAG
- a CDS encoding DEHA2F23650p (some similarities with CA0257|IPF10079 Candida albicans IPF10079) — protein MSEPLDSHSRKKRRVKQACDYCRSKKAKCDGKSPVCSTCAVNSESCTYTQSSKRRGLPTGYTHDLEKKVLLFQALFASLMNGNHIDSQSGGVESQLLKLLADPLESRNLIRNIGNLQVLWDNNALSDMFNQFIIENNSSVHDAKNCTTGLTSLSNAQQHQQQQQHQQQETDMSLVSSSTNFSTLLNNPLFNVSNGKMTQDYNLVNDPSYFLKDDIFQFISDELEDTKDNWEPVALQYHGLSSLISGFTTKSIQQYNNKLILKQKNPFRVGSIFNVSSAAITASIANTIKLPMEIFQFPDNLRKLVDCYFQIYHTWLPMLDRLSIMRQIHHLQFLGNNTNSSSFQASDCNLIALLWAIIALGKSGMSNNPSNDTSANALTESYAKNAIMALENSLTSTIETIQAMLLLGLYYYQQGEWDYSWVLISSSTRMAIDVRLMTPATSNNDDNNQIKKETGSETPQQSSTLDKIIRERTWSTAYVVNTLLAARMGRTPLIRAMDWPVPTVNSDGWEEWESWKSYHTPNVLELESGRCLSTFNQFIKVISILNLAITCTIDTSEETLADDQSEDADNDNKVSKTSTRVEVHGLNKHTLAYFDKSLHECLLKLPDYCKIEHFQSSEKIPPMVTLLHLSFNLTWCILAIRLSALKTTARGDTIKDKIIRFRDQKYTRSAKSIRELVNVNTIKNLKYYPFIDHFILMGFNFSKMMAFDAENNGNNEVLKNNHIEQFRSLLVNAALTSTPCKISWDLYKIMNGISDDLLPSMSRDSNAVDMRRKSHSTGRTPKIQGESFGMPARAQSPYSAIFNQVESSSFSPLSTTNTQGLPGSINTPTTMTSSDSKDLSIIDTSDTKDANLNTIHEGSSMTDDHLLLEKSAMPFNTSQLQSNAYLGNSNPFSPLGGGNVKTETQSQPKFASNVIQAPRDELDLFMLDTDFSRNDARLDKFMRNLGYINNKNNGDNHYDNFEDFKRLAGNSNEKKFTQAAGSSMTYTGNASNKNGQDAELQDYL, from the coding sequence ATGTCGGAGCCATTAGACAGTCACAGTCggaagaaaagaagagtGAAACAAGCATGCGATTACTGTCGGTCGAAAAAGGCCAAATGTGATGGAAAATCTCCAGTATGCTCAACATGTGCTGTTAATTCTGAAAGCTGTACTTACACCCAGTCGTCAAAACGAAGAGGATTGCCTACTGGTTACACTCATGACTTGGAGAAGAAGGTGTTATTATTTCAAGCATTATTTGCCAGCTTAATGAATGGTAATCATATAGACAGCCAAAGTGGCGGCGTTGAGAGTcagttattgaaattgcTTGCTGATCCTTTGGAATCACGGAATCTCATTAGGAATATAGGTAATCTTCAGGTATTATGGGACAATAATGCATTATCTGATATGTTTAATCAATTCATAATAGAGAACAATTCTAGTGTCCATGATGCAAAAAATTGTACTACAGGATTAACTTCACTTTCGAATGCACAGCAACAccagcaacaacagcagcaTCAGCAACAAGAAACGGATATGAGTCTTGTTTCAAGCTCTACGAACTTTAGCACATTACTAAATAACCCACTTTTCAACGTCAGCAATGGTAAAATGACACAAGATTACAATCTTGTGAATGATCCATCAtactttttgaaagatgatatatttcaatttatatCTGATGAATTGGAAGACACAAAGGACAACTGGGAGCCAGTTGCGTTACAATACCATGGATTAtcatctttaatttcagGGTTCACTACAAAATCTATTCAACAGTATAACAACAAACTTATTTTGAAGCAAAAGAACCCATTCCGAGTTGGATCTATATTTAACGTATCCTCTGCGGCAATAACAGCATCAATAGCAAATACCATAAAATTACCGATGgaaatattccaatttcCCGATAATTTAAGGAAATTGGTTGATTGTTACTTTCAGATATATCATACTTGGCTTCCTATGCTAGATAGATTGTCCATCATGAGACAAATCCatcatttgcaatttttggGTAACAACACCAATTCGTCATCTTTTCAAGCATCAGATTGTAACTTGATTGCATTATTATGGGCTATAATTGCTCTAGGAAAATCCGGAATGTCAAATAACCCGTCAAATGATACATCTGCCAATGCACTAACGGAATCTTACGCTAAAAATGCCATTATGGCATTAGAAAATTCATTGACTTCAACGATCGAGACAATTCAAGCAATGCTATTACTTGggctttattattatcagcAGGGCGAATGGGATTACTCTTGGGTAttgatatcatcatcaactCGTATGGCCATAGACGTTAGACTTATGACGCCAGCaacatcaaataatgatgataacaatcaaattaaaaaagaaaCCGGATCAGAAACTCCACAACAATCTAGTACCttagataaaattatcCGTGAAAGGACTTGGTCAACAGCTTACGTTGTGAATACATTGTTGGCTGCAAGAATGGGTCGGACTCCATTGATTAGAGCCATGGATTGGCCAGTTCCTACCGTTAATTCCGATGGTTGGGAGGAGTGGGAATCATGGAAATCATATCATACTCCAAATGTGTTAGAGTTGGAAAGCGGGAGATGCCTACTGActttcaatcaatttattaaggtaatatctattttgaatttagcCATAACATGCACTATAGATACATCAGAAGAGACTTTAGCAGACGATCAAAGCGAGGATGCcgataatgataataaggTATCAAAGACTTCTACCAGAGTAGAGGTGCATGGCTTAAATAAACATACCCTAGCATATTTCGACAAACTGTTACATGAGTGCTTGCTTAAACTTCCTGATTACTGCAAAATTGAGCATTTCCAATCTTCTGAAAAAATTCCCCCAATGGTTACGTTGTTGCATTTAAGTTTCAATTTGACCTGGTGTATTTTGGCCATTAGGTTAAGTGCATTAAAGACCACTGCAAGAGGCGATACTATTAAAGACAAAATCATAAGGTTCCGTGATCAAAAATACACGAGATCAGCTAAATCAATACGAGAATTGGTTAACGTTAACACAATTAAAAACTTGAAGTATTATCCCTTCATAGatcattttattttgatggGATTCAACTTCTCTAAAATGATGGCATTCGATGCCGAAAATAATGGGAATAACGaagtattgaaaaataatcatATCGAACAATTTCGTAGTTTATTAGTGAATGCTGCTTTAACCTCCACTCCATGCAAAATATCGTGGGATTTGTATAAAATCATGAATGGTATTTCTGATGACTTACTACCTTCGATGTCTCGAGATTCGAACGCGGTTGATATGAGAAGGAAGAGTCATTCTACGGGTCGTACTCCAAAAATACAGGGTGAATCATTTGGAATGCCTGCTAGAGCACAATCTCCATATTCAGCAATTTTTAACCAAGTTGAAAGTTCCAGCTTTTCACCATTGTCAACAACAAATACACAAGGATTGCCGGGGTCCATAAATACTCCGACCACTATGACTTCATCAGATAGTAAAGATTTATCTATTATTGATACCTCAGATACTAAAGATGCCAATTTGAACACAATACACGAAGGTTCAAGTATGACCGATGAccatttattattagaaaagtCTGCCATGCCTTTTAACACATCACAATTACAAAGTAATGCATATCTTGGTAACTCAAATCCTTTCAGCCCATTAGGTGGTGGTAATGTCAAGACTGAAACCCAAAGTCAACCAAAGTTTGCTTCTAATGTAATACAAGCACCTAGGGATGAATTGGACTTATTTATGTTGGATACTGACTTCTCAAGGAATGATGCGAgattagataaatttatgAGAAACTTAGgatatatcaataataagaacAATGGTGATAATCattatgataattttgaagacttCAAGAGATTAGCAGGAAATTCTAATGAGAAGAAGTTCACTCAAGCAGCGGGACTGTCTATGACTTATACGGGTAACgcttcaaataaaaatggtCAAGATGCTGAATTACAAGACTATTTATAG